A portion of the Flavobacterium limnophilum genome contains these proteins:
- a CDS encoding AAA family ATPase: MNNINTLGELKKSGYVSKSIKDELRHNLREKIKSGQPTFEGVHGFENTVIPELERAILSRHNINLLGLRGQAKTRLARKMIELLDEYIPFVTGSEINDDPLNPISRFAKDLITEKGDETPISWLHRSERFFEKLATPDVTVADLIGDVDPIKAANLKLSYADDRVIHFGMIPRANRSIFVINELPDLQARIQVALFNILQEGDIQIRGFKLRMPLDMQFIFTANPEDYTNRGSIVTPLKDRIGSQILTHYPETIKIARTITEQEAKLDAAQSDLVYVPSLAKDLLEQISFEARESEFIDNKSGVSARLSITAFENLLSTAERRALKSGVEKTTLRLSDFMGIIPAITGKVELVYEGEQEGAAIVAQHLIGDAIHTFFPAYFPKIEKLEKQGEKTPYSDTLEWFFAESGFELLDDCSDEEYKTILDGIAPLEVLVKKYQPQLEKEDSYFMKEFILWGLVEYKKLSKDRVSEGYQFKDLFGSYISKL, translated from the coding sequence ATGAACAACATAAACACACTTGGCGAATTAAAAAAATCAGGTTATGTGAGCAAAAGCATCAAGGATGAATTGCGTCACAACCTGCGGGAGAAAATCAAGTCAGGACAACCTACATTCGAAGGAGTTCACGGCTTCGAAAATACCGTTATTCCAGAATTGGAACGCGCTATTTTGTCCCGTCACAACATCAATTTGTTGGGGCTTCGAGGTCAAGCCAAAACCCGATTGGCGCGCAAAATGATTGAATTGTTGGATGAATACATTCCGTTTGTAACGGGTTCCGAAATCAATGACGATCCTTTGAATCCCATTTCCCGTTTTGCAAAAGATCTAATCACCGAAAAAGGCGATGAAACTCCCATCTCTTGGTTGCACCGAAGCGAGCGTTTCTTCGAAAAATTGGCCACGCCAGATGTTACCGTTGCCGATTTAATTGGCGATGTCGACCCGATAAAGGCAGCCAATTTGAAATTGTCGTATGCCGACGACCGAGTGATTCATTTTGGAATGATTCCAAGAGCGAATCGCAGTATTTTCGTTATCAATGAATTACCCGATTTACAGGCCAGAATCCAGGTGGCTTTGTTCAATATTTTGCAGGAAGGCGACATTCAAATTCGAGGATTCAAACTGAGAATGCCGCTCGACATGCAATTTATTTTCACCGCAAATCCGGAAGATTACACCAATCGTGGTAGTATCGTGACACCTTTAAAGGACAGAATTGGTTCCCAGATCCTGACGCATTATCCGGAAACCATCAAAATCGCCCGAACCATTACGGAGCAAGAAGCCAAGTTGGATGCCGCCCAAAGCGATTTGGTTTACGTGCCTTCCTTGGCCAAAGATTTATTGGAGCAAATCAGTTTTGAAGCTCGTGAAAGCGAATTTATAGACAATAAAAGTGGCGTGAGTGCCAGACTGAGCATTACGGCTTTCGAAAACTTGTTAAGCACCGCCGAACGTCGTGCCTTGAAATCGGGAGTGGAGAAAACTACTTTGCGATTGTCCGATTTTATGGGAATTATTCCAGCCATTACCGGGAAAGTGGAATTGGTTTACGAAGGAGAGCAGGAGGGAGCGGCCATCGTGGCGCAGCACTTAATAGGCGATGCGATTCATACTTTCTTTCCAGCCTATTTTCCGAAAATTGAAAAACTCGAAAAGCAGGGAGAAAAAACACCGTATTCCGATACCTTGGAATGGTTTTTTGCCGAAAGTGGTTTCGAATTATTGGACGATTGTTCGGACGAGGAATACAAAACCATTTTGGACGGCATTGCTCCATTGGAAGTGTTGGTCAAAAAATACCAGCCACAATTGGAAAAAGAAGATAGCTATTTTATGAAAGAATTTATTCTTTGGGGATTGGTCGAATATAAAAAATTGAGCAAAGACCGTGTATCCGAAGGTTATCAGTTCAAGGATTTGTTTGGTAGTTACATCAGTAAATTATAA
- a CDS encoding KTSC domain-containing protein, producing MKKIVEFRKLLNVDKTVELKDLKTIYRNAMKDAHPDKFQGDEEGLKEAEENSKKIIEAYHFLVSINPETIKSNLPEYTETISTSTITDYKFVEGRLIINFSNGSVYEYISVPKATYVKMVNADSPGRFAKRHILNSFTWRKTLNQD from the coding sequence ATGAAAAAAATAGTTGAATTCCGCAAGCTGTTAAATGTTGATAAAACAGTAGAATTAAAAGATTTGAAAACCATTTATCGCAATGCGATGAAAGATGCGCATCCTGATAAATTTCAAGGAGACGAAGAGGGTTTGAAAGAAGCTGAAGAAAACAGTAAAAAAATTATTGAAGCCTACCACTTTTTGGTAAGCATCAACCCTGAAACTATCAAATCAAACTTACCGGAATACACCGAAACCATCTCGACCTCAACCATCACGGATTACAAATTTGTAGAAGGACGATTGATTATCAATTTCTCCAACGGTAGTGTTTACGAATACATCAGTGTTCCTAAAGCCACTTACGTAAAAATGGTAAATGCCGATTCTCCGGGAAGATTTGCAAAAAGACACATTTTAAATTCTTTTACTTGGAGAAAAACACTTAACCAAGACTAG
- a CDS encoding lysophospholipid acyltransferase family protein, with protein sequence MRFIVYLIVYPFLWCISMLPFKLLYLFSDFIYLIVYYVIGYRKKTVRENLALALPHLSAEERLSIEKKSFRHLCDMFLEMIKTMTISKKEIEKRFVFTNMEVYKKLEEQEKSIAMMLAHYASYEWVISMNAYVTFSAFAIYKKIANPYFDKLVRDIRSKFKASLVTTKETIPTIIKNNRNKKLSIYGFASDQSPKITSAFHWQKFMGIEVPVHTGAEILAKKYNMNMIFLKVKKAKRGYYEASFEVLSENAKEIPNYEITDKFLTLVEQQIYEAPEYYLWTHKRWKHKR encoded by the coding sequence ATGCGTTTTATCGTTTACCTCATAGTCTATCCCTTTTTATGGTGCATTTCGATGTTGCCGTTTAAATTACTATACTTATTTTCCGACTTCATCTATCTAATCGTTTATTATGTAATTGGTTACAGAAAAAAAACCGTTCGAGAAAACTTGGCATTGGCATTACCCCATTTATCAGCCGAAGAACGGTTGAGCATCGAAAAAAAATCATTCCGCCACTTGTGTGACATGTTTCTCGAAATGATAAAAACAATGACCATTTCCAAAAAAGAAATCGAGAAACGTTTCGTGTTTACCAATATGGAGGTTTATAAAAAACTGGAAGAACAGGAAAAAAGCATCGCAATGATGCTGGCACATTATGCCAGCTATGAATGGGTAATCTCGATGAATGCCTATGTCACTTTTAGTGCTTTTGCCATTTATAAAAAAATCGCCAATCCTTATTTTGACAAACTGGTTCGGGATATTCGATCCAAATTCAAGGCATCGCTCGTAACCACCAAAGAAACGATCCCAACCATCATCAAGAATAACAGAAACAAAAAGCTCTCCATTTATGGATTTGCCAGTGATCAATCACCAAAAATCACTTCTGCATTTCATTGGCAAAAATTTATGGGAATTGAAGTCCCCGTGCATACCGGTGCCGAAATACTGGCCAAAAAATACAACATGAACATGATTTTCCTTAAAGTAAAAAAGGCAAAACGTGGTTATTATGAAGCCAGCTTTGAAGTGCTGTCCGAAAATGCCAAAGAAATACCCAACTATGAAATCACGGATAAATTCCTGACATTGGTGGAACAACAAATTTATGAAGCGCCTGAATATTATTTGTGGACGCATAAACGTTGGAAACACAAAAGATAG
- a CDS encoding SIMPL domain-containing protein, giving the protein MKKALLILGILFMTMSYAQDQKQVPMIAVSGEGKIKVAPDQASISISIETKGTKAEEVKRENDKKMDAILKFIKKSNIAAEDFQTQRISLNPNYDYEKKKYSYVATQTVQILLKDLSKYDAFMEGLVNEGINRIDNVEFKSSKMTQLQSDARKLAIKEAKAKAEDFVSVLGQKVGKAILISDNSQTYNPQPRMYAMKATFDAESAPRETLAVGEIEITANVSVNFVLE; this is encoded by the coding sequence ATGAAAAAAGCACTATTGATTCTAGGTATTTTATTTATGACGATGTCTTACGCCCAAGACCAAAAACAAGTTCCAATGATTGCCGTTTCTGGCGAAGGGAAGATTAAAGTGGCTCCAGACCAAGCCTCAATTTCCATTTCAATTGAAACAAAAGGAACAAAGGCCGAGGAGGTAAAACGGGAGAATGACAAAAAAATGGACGCCATCTTGAAATTTATCAAAAAGTCGAATATTGCGGCAGAAGATTTCCAGACCCAACGTATTTCTTTAAATCCTAATTATGATTACGAGAAAAAGAAATACAGTTATGTGGCAACGCAAACAGTACAAATTTTATTAAAAGATTTGTCTAAATATGATGCCTTTATGGAAGGCTTGGTCAATGAAGGCATTAATCGAATTGACAATGTGGAGTTCAAGTCTTCCAAAATGACGCAATTGCAATCCGATGCTCGAAAATTGGCCATAAAAGAGGCAAAAGCCAAAGCCGAGGATTTTGTTTCGGTTTTAGGCCAAAAAGTAGGCAAAGCAATATTGATATCTGATAATTCGCAAACGTATAACCCGCAGCCTAGAATGTATGCCATGAAAGCGACGTTTGATGCTGAATCAGCGCCTAGAGAAACATTGGCTGTTGGAGAAATAGAGATTACGGCAAATGTAAGCGTGAATTTCGTTTTGGAATAA
- a CDS encoding TrmH family RNA methyltransferase: MIDLDYLNFLENILTDNRKAKFLKVLENRTKHFTVVVEDVFQMHNASAVMRSCEVFGIQELNVIEQRYGKSIDKEIAMGAQKWVDINKFDNVTHCLETLKNQGYQIIATTPHENDCLLDDFDISKPSALFFGTERDGLSDEIMQKADGFLKIPMAGFTESLNISVSAAIIIQNLTNRLRQSDIDWHLSEEEILEKRLAWAKSSIKDIKRIEARYFSEMETKTKTSS, encoded by the coding sequence ATGATTGACCTCGATTACCTTAATTTTCTCGAAAATATTCTGACTGACAATAGAAAAGCCAAATTCTTGAAAGTATTGGAAAATAGAACCAAACATTTTACGGTGGTTGTGGAAGATGTTTTCCAGATGCACAATGCCAGTGCGGTGATGCGCAGTTGCGAGGTTTTTGGCATCCAGGAATTGAACGTGATTGAGCAACGATACGGCAAAAGCATTGACAAGGAAATTGCGATGGGTGCGCAGAAATGGGTTGACATCAATAAATTCGACAATGTAACCCATTGTTTGGAAACCTTGAAAAACCAAGGCTACCAAATCATTGCCACCACGCCGCACGAGAATGATTGTTTGTTGGACGATTTTGATATTTCGAAACCCAGTGCCTTGTTTTTTGGAACGGAAAGAGACGGATTGTCGGATGAAATTATGCAAAAAGCGGATGGATTCCTTAAAATCCCGATGGCTGGTTTTACCGAAAGTTTGAATATTTCGGTTTCGGCTGCCATCATCATTCAAAACCTGACCAATAGATTGCGACAATCGGATATCGATTGGCATTTGTCTGAAGAAGAAATCTTGGAAAAGCGTTTGGCTTGGGCCAAGAGTTCAATCAAGGATATTAAACGAATAGAGGCAAGGTATTTTTCTGAAATGGAAACAAAAACAAAGACCAGCTCGTAA
- a CDS encoding phosphoribosyltransferase, translating into MDNEILQDRKEAGILLSEKLEKYQNKEAIILAVPRGGVPIGYEIAKNLHLPLDIILSKKIGHPLNKEFAIGAVSLDSMIIDKHPEIPKEYIEREIKTLRESLQDKYTLYMGNRKPSDIEGKIVIIVDDGIATGNTLLVSIEMLRKSKPQKIIVAVPVVPFDTVKIFQQKTDEFVYLIAAKDFRGVGGFYENFEQVNDEEVIRMLGVANLIG; encoded by the coding sequence ATGGACAACGAGATTCTTCAAGACAGAAAAGAAGCAGGTATACTACTTTCCGAGAAATTGGAAAAATACCAAAACAAAGAAGCCATTATTCTTGCCGTTCCAAGGGGAGGCGTTCCCATAGGATACGAAATTGCCAAGAATTTACATCTTCCCCTGGATATTATTCTTTCCAAAAAAATTGGACATCCTTTAAACAAAGAATTTGCCATCGGGGCAGTATCCTTGGATTCAATGATTATCGATAAACATCCCGAAATTCCCAAAGAGTATATTGAAAGAGAAATAAAAACGCTTCGAGAATCATTGCAGGATAAATACACTCTCTATATGGGCAATCGCAAACCCAGTGATATCGAAGGTAAAATAGTAATTATAGTAGATGATGGCATCGCTACCGGAAACACCCTTTTAGTCAGTATAGAAATGTTAAGAAAAAGTAAACCTCAAAAAATTATTGTAGCCGTTCCCGTGGTTCCTTTCGACACAGTCAAGATTTTTCAACAAAAGACGGACGAATTTGTGTACTTGATAGCCGCAAAAGATTTTAGGGGCGTGGGCGGTTTTTATGAAAATTTCGAACAAGTAAATGACGAGGAAGTAATTCGCATGCTGGGGGTGGCCAATTTAATAGGATAA
- a CDS encoding vWA domain-containing protein, translating into MKNTIKKGFYFKTYEAPFQSPFEKLFAIFKELITHTSGDFDEAIDWLRELDKEYKLTDEHYTIDDFIEDLKKKGYIRDELKDDGTSGLGITSKTERAIRQQALDNIFGNLKRSGTGNHKTKHAGSGDEHTGEFREFHFGDGLERISLTESLRNAQINNGVADFMLTENDLVVEETQYKSQMSTVLMIDISHSMILYGEDRITPAKKVAMALAELITTRYPKDTLDILVFGNDAWTIAIRDLPYLKVGPFHTNTVAGLQLAMDLLRRKKNTNKQIFMITDGKPSCVREKDGTYYMNSNGLDEYIVDKCYNEAQQARKLHIPITTFMIAKDPYLQQFVNRFTEANQGKAFYTGLKGLGEMIFEDYETNRKKRIK; encoded by the coding sequence ATGAAAAACACCATCAAAAAAGGATTTTATTTCAAAACCTACGAAGCACCATTCCAGTCTCCGTTTGAGAAACTCTTTGCGATATTCAAGGAGTTAATCACGCATACTTCGGGAGATTTTGACGAGGCCATCGATTGGCTGCGGGAATTGGACAAGGAATACAAACTCACCGATGAACACTACACCATCGATGATTTTATTGAAGATTTAAAGAAAAAAGGATACATTCGAGACGAACTCAAGGACGATGGAACTTCGGGATTAGGCATTACTTCCAAAACCGAAAGAGCCATTCGCCAACAGGCTTTGGACAACATTTTCGGAAACCTAAAACGTTCCGGAACCGGAAACCACAAAACGAAACATGCCGGAAGTGGAGACGAACACACGGGAGAATTTCGCGAATTTCATTTCGGCGATGGATTGGAACGAATTTCCCTGACCGAAAGTCTGCGTAATGCCCAAATCAATAATGGCGTGGCCGATTTTATGCTCACCGAAAATGATTTGGTGGTCGAAGAAACCCAATACAAATCCCAAATGAGCACGGTTTTGATGATTGACATCAGCCACAGCATGATCTTGTACGGCGAAGACCGAATCACGCCTGCCAAGAAAGTCGCGATGGCTCTGGCCGAATTAATCACCACGCGTTATCCAAAAGACACCTTGGATATTCTCGTTTTTGGAAACGATGCCTGGACGATTGCCATTCGCGATTTGCCGTATTTGAAAGTGGGCCCTTTTCACACCAATACCGTGGCGGGTTTGCAATTGGCAATGGATTTACTCCGCAGAAAAAAGAATACGAACAAGCAAATATTCATGATTACCGATGGCAAGCCGAGTTGCGTTCGCGAAAAAGACGGCACCTATTACATGAACAGCAACGGACTCGACGAATACATTGTCGACAAATGTTACAACGAAGCCCAACAAGCCCGGAAATTGCACATTCCCATCACGACTTTCATGATTGCCAAAGATCCGTATTTGCAGCAATTCGTCAATCGTTTTACCGAAGCCAACCAAGGAAAAGCTTTCTACACCGGATTGAAAGGCTTGGGCGAAATGATTTTCGAGGATTATGAAACCAATCGTAAAAAAAGAATAAAATAA
- a CDS encoding carbohydrate binding domain-containing protein — MIKKLLFLLITVTCTTFTANAQNLFLNSGLEAGTGNTFTNWTTWSNPNITEETVNIHSGLRAIKAISMGTDEWSLQLISDAVTTVAGTSYEVTFWIKSVGGANTMRTSIASGTNYYQSPQTIGTTWQKVSYAFTANSTSTKVSLDLGKSTEIFYIDDLEMYSLTTNNIVNDGFELGSGDNFTNWTKLGTTANLTSETGASNVRSGARSLKAISTGTNEWDLVMQSDAVTTETGRYYEGAIWIKSVGGASKMRLSTSGGTSEYGTSVTIGSTDFQRVSIVFKATATATKLNLDLGKSTETFYIDDASFNSAQTVALGVSDFNAKNDEIVFYPNPVKDYLNINSDASIKSIIISDLAGKTVRTIKDAENIQSVDLSNLKQGMYILSTDTNKQFKFLKN, encoded by the coding sequence ATGATCAAAAAATTACTTTTTTTACTGATAACAGTAACATGCACAACATTTACCGCAAACGCACAAAATTTATTCTTAAACAGTGGTCTTGAAGCAGGTACTGGAAATACGTTTACAAACTGGACAACTTGGTCAAATCCAAATATAACAGAAGAAACAGTAAATATACATAGTGGACTTAGAGCTATAAAAGCAATTTCAATGGGAACAGATGAATGGAGCCTTCAGCTTATAAGCGATGCAGTAACAACGGTTGCTGGAACAAGTTATGAAGTAACATTTTGGATAAAATCTGTCGGTGGAGCAAATACGATGCGTACATCCATTGCGTCTGGAACTAATTATTACCAAAGTCCCCAAACAATAGGAACAACTTGGCAAAAAGTTAGTTATGCTTTTACTGCAAATTCAACATCAACCAAAGTTAGCTTAGATTTAGGAAAAAGTACTGAAATTTTCTATATTGATGATTTAGAAATGTATTCACTTACTACTAACAATATCGTTAACGATGGATTTGAATTAGGATCTGGAGACAATTTCACAAATTGGACAAAACTAGGCACAACAGCTAATTTAACCTCAGAGACAGGAGCATCAAATGTACGAAGCGGCGCTAGATCCTTAAAAGCAATCTCAACAGGAACAAATGAATGGGATCTGGTTATGCAAAGTGATGCAGTTACGACTGAAACCGGCAGATATTATGAAGGCGCAATATGGATAAAATCTGTTGGAGGTGCCAGCAAAATGCGTTTATCAACTAGTGGCGGCACTTCAGAATATGGCACTAGTGTTACAATCGGCTCCACAGATTTTCAAAGAGTATCTATAGTATTTAAAGCAACTGCAACTGCCACAAAACTAAATTTAGACCTAGGTAAAAGCACAGAAACTTTCTATATAGATGATGCCTCTTTTAATTCAGCACAGACAGTGGCATTAGGTGTTTCCGATTTTAATGCCAAAAATGACGAAATCGTGTTTTATCCGAATCCGGTTAAAGACTATTTAAATATCAACTCTGATGCATCCATAAAATCAATAATCATCAGTGACCTCGCCGGAAAAACAGTGCGCACGATCAAAGATGCCGAAAACATTCAATCTGTTGATTTATCAAATCTAAAACAAGGAATGTACATTTTGTCGACGGACACCAACAAACAATTCAAGTTTTTGAAAAACTAA
- a CDS encoding DUF4369 domain-containing protein, producing the protein MKKIILLLSATVFLISCSKNKYVISGTVKGIENGKTVIMETQDASGMGGLIAVDTVKVENGKFEITGKALEPSFHMLQVEGVQGKVPFILENGDIAIEINKDSLNKSKISGTYNNDEFSSFNKDLEKIQKPLIDFQTKNTPLMNTAQQTKDTAVINKLMAEFGKIQQSIGETTKKKYTTYAETHPKSFITALIIQSMMSDPAVDLKKLEKLYADLDASLKTTKPGKAIDTKIKEIKSGPAVGPAPAPVGGAK; encoded by the coding sequence ATGAAAAAAATAATTTTATTACTTTCGGCTACCGTATTCTTAATTTCTTGTAGCAAAAACAAGTATGTCATTTCAGGTACCGTAAAAGGTATTGAAAATGGGAAAACCGTAATTATGGAAACTCAAGATGCCAGTGGTATGGGAGGATTAATTGCTGTAGATACCGTAAAAGTAGAGAACGGTAAATTCGAAATAACAGGAAAAGCTTTAGAGCCTTCTTTCCATATGTTACAAGTTGAAGGTGTACAAGGAAAAGTGCCATTTATCTTGGAAAATGGAGACATTGCAATAGAAATCAATAAAGACAGTCTTAACAAATCGAAAATTTCTGGAACTTACAACAATGACGAATTTTCTTCATTCAACAAAGATCTTGAAAAAATTCAAAAACCATTAATCGATTTTCAAACGAAAAACACACCATTAATGAATACTGCACAACAAACTAAAGATACTGCAGTCATCAATAAATTAATGGCAGAATTCGGTAAAATTCAACAAAGTATTGGTGAAACTACCAAAAAGAAATATACCACTTACGCTGAAACTCATCCAAAATCATTTATAACTGCTTTAATCATTCAATCAATGATGAGTGACCCGGCTGTTGACTTGAAAAAATTAGAAAAATTATATGCTGATCTTGATGCGTCTTTAAAAACTACAAAACCAGGAAAAGCGATTGACACAAAAATTAAAGAAATAAAATCAGGTCCTGCAGTTGGTCCAGCTCCAGCTCCAGTTGGAGGCGCTAAATGA
- a CDS encoding dienelactone hydrolase family protein translates to MKREEINIPLPSVVLKGELVLPEKALGVVVFSHGSGSSRFSPRNKMVGELIQQEGIGTLLFDLLTEQEDRVYENRFNIDLLVSRLIDATEWLMEYKTTKNLPVGYFGASTGAASALRAAAYFGKSIKAVVSRGGRPDLALNALPMVTAPTLLIVGQLDAQVIKMNKLAFDQLQSIKEMKIIPGATHLFEEPGKLTEVADLAITWYKKYLV, encoded by the coding sequence ATGAAAAGAGAAGAAATAAACATCCCTTTGCCGTCAGTGGTATTAAAGGGCGAACTAGTACTCCCGGAAAAAGCCCTTGGAGTTGTAGTTTTTTCACATGGAAGTGGCAGTAGCAGATTCAGCCCCAGAAATAAAATGGTGGGAGAATTGATTCAACAAGAGGGAATAGGAACCTTGTTGTTTGATTTGCTCACCGAACAAGAAGACAGAGTTTATGAAAACAGGTTCAACATCGACTTGTTGGTAAGTCGATTGATAGACGCCACGGAATGGCTCATGGAATATAAAACGACGAAAAACTTGCCCGTAGGATACTTTGGCGCCAGTACCGGAGCAGCCTCGGCATTGCGGGCAGCCGCCTATTTTGGAAAAAGCATAAAAGCAGTCGTGTCACGTGGAGGACGCCCAGATTTGGCATTAAATGCTTTACCAATGGTTACGGCTCCCACTTTATTGATCGTGGGACAACTCGACGCACAGGTAATTAAAATGAACAAACTGGCTTTTGACCAATTACAGAGCATAAAAGAAATGAAAATAATTCCCGGTGCGACTCATTTGTTTGAAGAACCGGGCAAATTAACAGAAGTCGCCGATTTGGCAATTACATGGTACAAAAAATACTTGGTATAA
- a CDS encoding rhomboid family intramembrane serine protease produces MSTILIVIIAATILFSLKGFNDLAFFRKYEFHIGSIRAGEQIRMVTSGFLHADMGHLFFNMFTLYMFAPVVVHYFGNASFFLIYMISLVFGSLLTLLMHKNDYSYRAIGASGAVTGILYSAILIDPSMSLYLFFIPIPIPAYLFGIGYLLYSIYGMKAKNDNIGHTAHFGGAIGGYLITLLKDPAMLVDNTLMVVLLAIPILILFAMSKLGKL; encoded by the coding sequence ATGAGCACTATTTTAATTGTAATTATTGCCGCCACCATTTTATTCAGTTTAAAAGGATTTAACGATCTGGCATTTTTTAGAAAATATGAATTCCACATCGGAAGCATTCGAGCCGGGGAACAAATCCGAATGGTTACTTCTGGGTTTTTACATGCCGATATGGGACATTTGTTTTTCAATATGTTTACCCTTTACATGTTTGCGCCCGTGGTGGTTCATTATTTTGGAAATGCTTCCTTTTTCTTGATTTATATGATAAGTCTTGTTTTTGGAAGCTTGCTTACCCTGTTGATGCACAAAAACGATTACAGTTACAGGGCTATTGGTGCATCTGGAGCTGTTACCGGAATCCTGTATTCGGCGATTTTGATTGATCCAAGCATGAGTTTGTATTTGTTTTTTATTCCCATTCCCATTCCGGCTTATCTTTTTGGTATTGGCTATTTGTTGTATTCCATTTACGGGATGAAAGCCAAGAACGACAACATTGGCCACACGGCTCATTTTGGAGGGGCAATTGGAGGGTATTTGATCACGCTCTTAAAAGATCCCGCAATGCTTGTGGATAATACCCTTATGGTGGTGCTTTTGGCTATTCCCATCCTGATTCTTTTTGCAATGTCAAAATTGGGGAAGCTGTAA
- a CDS encoding YchJ family protein, with protein sequence MNNSGLCFCGSTISFQDCCQKYIAGTEKAPTALALMKSRYSAYATHQADYLLNTTHNSQRKYYSREEILQWATANQWQKLEIISATEYTVEFKAYFLDGNKQSQIHHEFSTFKKENGNWFYVDGKFE encoded by the coding sequence GTGAATAATTCAGGACTTTGTTTTTGTGGTTCGACAATTAGTTTTCAAGATTGTTGCCAAAAATATATTGCCGGAACTGAAAAAGCTCCAACGGCTCTGGCTTTGATGAAATCCAGATATTCCGCTTATGCCACACATCAAGCGGATTATTTGTTGAATACCACTCATAATTCCCAAAGGAAATACTACTCCAGGGAAGAAATTTTGCAATGGGCCACAGCCAACCAATGGCAAAAACTGGAAATCATTTCCGCAACAGAATATACCGTGGAGTTTAAAGCTTATTTTTTGGATGGAAATAAACAAAGCCAAATTCATCACGAATTTTCTACTTTCAAGAAAGAAAATGGCAATTGGTTTTATGTGGATGGAAAGTTTGAATGA